In a single window of the Rhineura floridana isolate rRhiFlo1 chromosome 3, rRhiFlo1.hap2, whole genome shotgun sequence genome:
- the SLC26A2 gene encoding sulfate transporter: MATEANHVHPVFEMAEVNDGKQNSHPRIFLEHIEKSTDIKACMLKKVKKKCTCTPARAKDLIFSFLPVLKWLPKYNLKENILGDIMSGVIVGILLVPQSIAYSLLAGQDPIYGLYTSFFASIIYFLFGTSHHISVGIFGVLCLMIGEVVDREVQRAGYDLEPNIPSSYNSDIHLDENNSTLGLLTVNQTSQMLCDKSCYAITVGATVTFIAGIYQVALGFFQVGFVSVYLSDALLSGFVTGASFTILTSQAKYLLGLDIPRSNGIGSFVTTWINIFRNIHKTNICDLITSCLCLLLLIPTKELNERFKSKLKAPMPTELVVVVAATLASHFGKLKEKYGSSVSGHIPTGFLPPQPPDWNLIPSVAMDAVAIAIIGFAITVSLSEMFAKKHGYTVKPNQEMYAIGFCNIIPSFFHCFTTSAALAKTLVKESTGCRTQVSGVVTGLVILLVLLVIAPLFYSLQKCVLGVITIVNLRGALQKFSDLPKMWQLSKVDTVIWFVTMLSSALISTELGLLIGVCFSMLCVIVRTQRPEGQLLGWVPESEIYEPLPAYRDLQTKPGIKVFRFEAPIYYANKESFKSMLYKQTGVNPLWELAAKRKAEKQKLGKKMINANGNQAEISLQLVTRPLEFHTIVIDCCAVQFLDTAGIHTLKEVHKDYGEIGIQVLLAQCNPSVRESLHRGEYIKNGEKQFLFHSVHQAVEYALCAYRQIGCCASEA, encoded by the exons ATGGCAACTGAAGCCAATCATGTTCATCCAGTGTTTGAGATGGCAGAAGTAAATGATGGCAAACAAAATAGTCATCCCAGGATCTTCCTGGAACATATAGAAAAGAGCACAGATATCAAGGCATGCATGTTGAAGAAAGTGAAGAAAAAGTGCACCTGCACGCCAGCTAGAGCCAAAGATCTGATCTTCAGTTTCCTCCCAGTACTGAAATGGCTCCCTAAGTACAACCTGAAAGAGAACATCTTGGGAGATATAATGTCTGGTGTGATTGTGGGAATCTTGCTGGTTCCACAGTCCATTGCTTATTCCCTGTTGGCTGGCCAAGATCCCATCTATGGTCTGTATACATCATTTTTTGCAAGCATCATCTATTTTCTGTTTGGAACCTCCCATCACATCTCTGTTGGCATTTTTGGTGTGCTCTGCCTGATGATAGGAGAAGTAGTGGACCGCGAAGTACAGAGAGCTGGATATGATTTGGAACCAAACATTCCTAGCAGTTATAACTCAGACATACATCTTGATGAAAATAATAGCACACTGGGGCTGTTGACTGTGAACCAGACATCGCAAATGTTATGTGATAAAAGTTGCTATGCAATTACAGTTGGAGCCACTGTGACTTTCATTGCTGGGATTTATCAG gttgccctgggcttctttcaGGTGGGCTTTGTCTCTGTGTACCTCTCTGATGCCTTGCTCAGCGGATTTGTTACAGGTGCTTCTTTCACCATCCTTACCTCACAAGCCAAATACCTCTTGGGCTTAGACATTCCTCGCAGCAATGGCATTGGTTCTTTCGTAACCACTTGGATAAACATATTCCGAAACATCCACAAGACCAACATCTGTGATCTCATCACTAGCTGCTTGTGCCTCCTTCTTCTTATCCCAACTAAAGAGCTGAATGAGCGGTTCAAATCCAAGCTTAAGGCTCCTATGCCCACtgagttggtggtggtggtggcagctacACTGGCATCTCATTTTGGGAAGCTGAAAGAGAAGTATGGCTCCAGTGTCTCTGGGCACATTCCTACTGGGTTTCTGCCCCCACAACCACCAGACTGGAATCTGATTCCCAGTGTGGCTATGGATGCTGTAGCCATAGCCATTATTGGCTTTGCCATCACTGTATCTCTTTCTGAGATGTTTGCCAAGAAGCACGGCTACACAGTTAAACCCAACCAGGAAATGTATGCCATTGGTTTCTGTAACATCATCCCTTCCTTTTTCCACTGTTTCACAACTAGTGCGGCCCTTGCCAAGACACTTGTCAAAGAGTCAACAGGCTGTAGGACTCAGGTCTCTGGTGTGGTGACTGGCTTGGTCATCTTATTAGTCCTCCTTGTGATTGCTCCCCTTTTCTATTCCCTCCAGAAGTGTGTCCTGGGGGTCATAACCATTGTCAATCTCAGAGGAGCCTTGCAGAAATTTAGTGACCTACCCAAAATGTGGCAATTAAGCAAGGTGGACACAGTGATCTGGTTCGTCACTATGTTATCTTCAGCATTGATAAGTACTGAACTTGGTCTTCTGATTGGGGTCTGCTTTTCAATGCTATGTGTCATTGTGCGGACTCAGAGACCAGAAGGACAGTTACTGGGCTGGGTGCCAGAATCTGAAATCTATGAACCCCTTCCTGCATATAGGGACCTTCAGACAAAACCAGGGATCAAAGTTTTTCGTTTTGAAGCACCCATCTACTATGCTAATAAAGAGAGCTTCAAGTCCATGCTTTATAAGCAGACTGGAGTCAATCCTTTATGGGAGTTGGCAGCAAAGAGAAAAGCAGAAAAGCAAAAGCTTGGCAAGAAAATGATCAATGCCAATGGAAACCAGGCAGAGATCTCACTACAGCTTGTCACTCGGCCACTGGAATTTCATACTATAGTGATTGACTGCTGTGCGGTGCAGTTCTTAGATACAGCAGGGATCCACACGCTCAAAGAGGTTCACAAGGATTATGGGGAAATTGGTATCCAGGTGCTGCTGGCTCAGTGCAATCCCTCTGTGAGGGAATCGCTACATCGAGGGGAGTACATTAAAAACGGGGAGAAACAATTTCTCTTTCATAGTGTGCACCAAGCTGTGGAATATGCATTGTGTGCTTACAGGCAGATTGGGTGCTGTGCCTCTGAAGCCTAA